In Metopolophium dirhodum isolate CAU unplaced genomic scaffold, ASM1992520v1 scaffold4, whole genome shotgun sequence, the following proteins share a genomic window:
- the LOC132953439 gene encoding transcription factor Adf-1-like: MSAIAFTPQEDELFIESERKYPELYDCSHMQYFNLIIKDSKWKEISQNIGKSVEDCKKRWKNIRDSYNRNKRKLDTGSERSLKKKWPLAAHVSFLDKVQHERSSSSNISVSESASVLHEEGELDIGIGGEFNEGTEEKEKTTDSPRRIRSKQDKLAVILATRNEEQKKLIAAIQSQNETILNRKMNEDDEIDLFFKSLAMTMKKLPTKGINEIKLKTLALVAETEEKYAA, encoded by the exons ATGTCGGCTATAGCATTTACACCACAAGAAGATGAACTTTTTATTGAATCTGAGCGTAAATATCCAGAGCTTTATGACTGTTCACAcatgcaatattttaatttaataattaaagattCAAAATGGAAAGAAATTTCCCAAAATATTGGAAAGTCTG tcgAAGATTGCAAAAAGCGTTGGAAAAATATCAGAGACTCTTACAATcgtaataaaagaaaattggaTACGGGTTCTGAAAGATCGCTAAAAAAAAAGTGGCCTTTGGCGGCACACGTATCTTTTCTAGATAAAGTTCAACACGAACGAAG ttCTTCATCAAATATAAGTGTATCTGAAAGCGCATCTGTACTACATGAAGAAGGAGAACTTGACATAGGAATAGGGGGAGAATTTAACGAAGGAAcagaagaaaaagaaaaaaccacAGATAGTCCACGACGTATAAGATCGAAGCAGGACAAGTTGGCAGTCATTCTTGCAACAAGAAATGAAgaacaaaaaaagttaatagCAGCTATTCAGTCTCAAAATGAgacaattttaaatagaaaaatgaatGAAGATGATGAgatagatttatttttcaaaagtttggCCATGACTATGAAGAAATTACCAACCAAAGGtatcaatgaaataaaattgaaaacattagcATTAGTGGCTGAAACTGAAGAAAAATATGCTGCATAA
- the LOC132953440 gene encoding E3 SUMO-protein ligase ZBED1-like translates to MNRKTSVIWDYFTVIESDKAKCGFCKTVLKFNQSSTTNLLRHIKSKHPTTDLSKRSRPNFDVEENNPDDPSSNNGNPSASTSSNFGVVSTATYNKDRYPLLNRQPSSSIRPQQCQIYNYFSKPVTASKRQLIDQQVIKMIVKEYYPFSIVEDVEFIKLVNMLNPGYSLPSRKTLSTSLLSVLYNQIYKKVQADIEVNAQYVVLTTDAWTSLKNESYTAITVHFIDQNCGLKSYLLSCAKFPMRHTSENIKNCLQNIP, encoded by the exons atgaatcgcaAGACCAGTGTGATTTGGGATTATTTCACAGTAATTGAAAGTGATAAAGCTAAGTGTGGATTTTGTAAAACAGTGCTTAAATTTAATCAATCTTCGACAACTAATTTATTAAGACATATAAAATCTAAACATCCAACAACTGATTTGTCCAAACGTTCAAGACCTAATTTTGATGTAGAAGAAAATAACCCAGATGATCCTTCTAGTAATAATGGCAATCCATCAGCATCAACATCTTCTAATTTTGGAGTCGTATCGACTGCAACATATAATAAAGATAGATATCCTCTTCTTAATCGCCAGCCGTCATCATCAATTCGTCCACAGCAatgtcaaatttataattatttcagcaAACCAGTAACTGCATCAAAAAGGCAATTAATTGACCAACAGGTAATTAAAATGATAGTTAAAGAATATTACCCCTTTAGTATCGTTGAAGATGTTGAATTTATAAAGCTGGTAAATATGTTGAACCCTGGTTATTCCCTTCCCTCTAGGAAAACCCTTTCAACATCATTATTGTCTGttctttataatcaaatatacaaaaaagtcCAAGCAGATATTGAAGTTAATGCACAGTATGTTGTCTTAACTACAGATGCGTGGACATCACTTAAAAATGAGAGTTATACGGCAATTACTGTACACTTCATAGATCAGAACTGTggattaaaatcatatttacttTCATGTGCAAAATTTCCAATGAGACACAcaagtgaaaatattaaaaactgtcttcaaaatatt CCTTAA